In Opitutus sp., one genomic interval encodes:
- the gyrA gene encoding DNA gyrase subunit A codes for MYTGNEKLSTANITDIMQTAYIEYSMSVIVARALPDARDGLKPVQRRILYAMLREGLLHNRSFDKCAGVVGEVLKNYHPHGDSSVYDTLVRLAQNWVMRYPLIDPQGNFGSVDGDPPAAYRYTEARLRNTAEDLLADIEEDTVDFAPNYKESTTEPTVLPSALPNLLMNGSTGIAVGMATNIPPHNLYELIAACCAISDNPRTSVDELCGLISGPDFPTGGVIAGRDGILSYLKTGKGIVRIRGKAHVEETKTGMEQVVITEIPYNVNRANLVIRIAELVTEKLLEGIRDVRDESDENTRIVIELKRGEQSRVVINQLFQKTALESSFGVTLLALDKKRPKQMNIRELLDCFLEHRRDVITRRTQFRLKKALDRAHILEGYIIALDNLDDFVKIIRASSNREEAKTKLMAKYPLSERQTDSILELRLYQLTGLERGKIEAEYLELQTLIASLREILDSETRLMEVIKTELLTMKDKYGDQRKTQIIDATGDFRMEDVIPNEGCVITISHLGFIKRTPVADYRSQKRGGKGVIGTETYEEDFVEHLFTASTHDFILFVTSHGQCLAKKVYDVPEGARTTKGKSVKSFLSLDEGEKIAAMLTTPDFSPDRYLVMATKAGTIKKTALADYTNATREAGLIGINLDEGDNVIGCVLTTGNDELILVSHQGLAVRLSEKDPDNGEILFRDTGRATGGVRGMKFKLESDYLEVLEVVDHNARFLVASQAGLGVRTRFEDYRLVNRGGSGVWAIDLPEDGSVNIAGALSIKDTDEVMLLTAKGQSVRCPVNTIREVNRGGKGVKLLTLAEGDKLMSIARVVETDEEQAAAAVGATPPPEAS; via the coding sequence ATGTACACAGGCAACGAGAAACTCTCCACCGCCAACATCACCGACATCATGCAGACGGCCTACATCGAGTATTCGATGTCCGTCATCGTCGCCCGCGCCCTACCGGACGCGCGCGACGGCTTGAAGCCGGTGCAGCGCCGCATCCTTTACGCGATGTTGCGCGAAGGCCTCCTCCACAACCGCTCCTTCGACAAGTGCGCGGGCGTGGTCGGCGAGGTCCTGAAAAACTACCACCCGCACGGCGACTCGTCGGTTTACGACACGCTCGTGCGCCTCGCTCAGAACTGGGTCATGCGTTACCCGCTGATCGATCCGCAGGGTAATTTCGGCTCGGTGGACGGCGATCCGCCCGCAGCTTACCGTTACACCGAGGCCCGTCTTCGTAACACCGCCGAAGACCTGCTGGCCGACATCGAGGAGGACACGGTGGACTTCGCTCCTAACTACAAGGAGTCGACCACCGAGCCCACTGTCCTGCCCTCCGCCCTGCCCAACTTGTTGATGAACGGCTCGACCGGCATCGCAGTCGGCATGGCCACCAACATCCCGCCGCACAACCTGTACGAGCTCATCGCCGCCTGCTGCGCGATCAGCGACAACCCGCGCACCAGCGTGGACGAGCTCTGCGGCCTGATCAGCGGACCAGACTTCCCTACCGGCGGCGTCATCGCCGGCCGTGACGGCATTCTCTCCTACCTCAAGACCGGCAAGGGCATCGTGCGCATCCGCGGCAAGGCCCATGTCGAGGAGACCAAGACCGGTATGGAGCAGGTCGTTATCACGGAAATTCCGTATAACGTTAACCGCGCCAACCTCGTTATCCGCATCGCCGAGCTCGTCACCGAGAAACTCCTTGAGGGTATCCGCGACGTGCGCGACGAGTCCGACGAGAACACCCGCATCGTCATCGAGCTCAAGCGCGGCGAACAGTCCCGCGTCGTCATCAACCAGCTCTTCCAAAAGACCGCGCTCGAGTCCTCCTTCGGTGTCACCCTGCTCGCGCTCGACAAGAAGCGCCCCAAGCAGATGAACATCCGCGAGCTGCTCGACTGTTTCCTTGAGCACCGCCGCGATGTCATCACCCGCCGCACCCAGTTCCGCCTCAAAAAGGCCCTGGACCGCGCCCACATCCTCGAGGGCTACATCATCGCCCTCGATAACCTCGACGACTTCGTCAAAATCATCCGCGCCTCCTCCAACCGCGAGGAAGCCAAGACGAAGTTGATGGCCAAATACCCGCTCTCCGAGCGACAGACCGACTCGATCCTCGAACTGCGCCTCTACCAGCTCACCGGCCTGGAGCGCGGCAAGATCGAGGCCGAGTATTTGGAACTCCAGACGCTGATCGCCTCCCTGCGCGAGATCCTCGATTCCGAGACCCGCCTGATGGAGGTCATCAAGACCGAGCTGCTCACCATGAAGGACAAATATGGCGACCAGCGCAAAACCCAGATCATCGACGCGACCGGCGACTTCCGCATGGAAGACGTTATCCCAAACGAAGGCTGCGTGATCACGATCTCCCACCTCGGCTTTATTAAGCGCACCCCGGTGGCCGACTACCGCTCGCAGAAACGCGGCGGCAAGGGCGTGATCGGCACCGAGACCTACGAGGAGGATTTTGTGGAGCACCTCTTCACCGCCTCGACCCACGACTTCATCCTCTTCGTCACCAGCCACGGTCAGTGCTTGGCGAAGAAGGTCTACGACGTGCCCGAGGGCGCCCGTACCACCAAGGGCAAGTCGGTAAAATCGTTCCTCTCGCTCGACGAGGGCGAAAAGATCGCCGCCATGCTCACCACACCCGACTTCTCGCCCGACCGCTACCTGGTCATGGCGACGAAGGCCGGCACCATTAAAAAGACCGCGCTGGCCGACTACACCAACGCCACCCGCGAAGCCGGCCTGATCGGCATCAACCTCGACGAGGGCGACAACGTCATCGGCTGCGTGCTCACCACCGGCAACGACGAGCTCATCCTGGTTTCCCACCAAGGCCTAGCCGTCCGCCTGTCGGAAAAGGATCCCGACAACGGCGAGATCCTCTTCCGCGACACCGGCCGGGCCACCGGCGGCGTGCGCGGCATGAAGTTCAAGCTGGAGAGCGACTACCTCGAGGTACTCGAAGTCGTCGACCACAACGCCCGCTTCCTCGTGGCCAGCCAAGCCGGTCTCGGCGTGCGCACCCGCTTCGAGGATTACCGCCTCGTCAACCGCGGCGGCAGCGGCGTGTGGGCGATCGACCTGCCCGAGGACGGTTCGGTTAACATCGCCGGCGCGCTCAGCATCAAGGACACCGACGAAGTCATGCTCCTCACGGCCAAGGGCCAGAGCGTACGTTGCCCGGTGAACACCATCCGCGAGGTCAACCGCGGCGGTAAGGGCGTCAAACTCCTCACCTTGGCCGAGGGCGACAAACTCATGTCGATCGCCCGCGTAGTCGAGACCGACGAAGAGCAGGCAGCCGCCGCCGTCGGCGCAACCCCGCCGCCGGAAGCCAGCTAA
- a CDS encoding 50S ribosomal protein L11 methyltransferase has product MPIKTLGRLLAPAVATLRRLFQGAPSAEDDHRDNNRRYFSGMHQQERMLADRPRMDFYHAAIERHIHPGDHVIDLGTGTGILAAFASRRGAARVHALDHSDILNHARTLAAANQIERVDFISCHSTTFTLPAPVDVLLHEQMGDFLFDEAMIPNICDLRDRLLKPGGRILPSCFEFYCEPVQLNTARHVPFIWNLKVKGYDFSSLEHARPQETGYYHLCGNDGALVEHFLADPKPALTFDLHTLNAAEFSRDLCFQREVRRAGRIDGFAVYFRTTVDADLQLSSAPHDPGRAPHWGFRILRTEPADYALGDVIDVQLSAHRWHDLDTWRWCHSLVPQAAVPAPNPA; this is encoded by the coding sequence ATGCCCATTAAAACCCTTGGTCGCCTCCTCGCTCCTGCAGTGGCGACCCTGCGCCGGCTCTTTCAAGGTGCTCCCTCGGCCGAAGACGACCACCGCGACAACAACCGGCGTTATTTTTCCGGCATGCACCAACAAGAGCGCATGCTCGCTGACCGCCCGCGCATGGATTTTTACCACGCGGCCATTGAGCGCCACATTCACCCTGGCGACCACGTCATCGACCTCGGCACCGGCACTGGCATCCTCGCCGCCTTCGCCTCGCGCCGTGGCGCGGCCCGCGTGCACGCCCTCGACCACTCCGACATCCTCAACCACGCCCGCACCCTGGCCGCCGCCAACCAAATCGAGCGCGTCGATTTCATCTCCTGCCACAGCACCACGTTCACCCTGCCCGCGCCGGTCGATGTGCTGCTCCACGAGCAGATGGGCGACTTCCTCTTCGACGAGGCGATGATCCCCAACATCTGCGATTTGCGCGACCGCTTGCTCAAACCCGGCGGGCGGATTCTGCCCTCGTGCTTCGAGTTTTATTGCGAGCCGGTGCAACTCAACACGGCGCGCCACGTGCCCTTCATCTGGAATCTCAAGGTGAAAGGCTACGACTTTTCCTCGCTCGAACACGCGCGCCCGCAGGAAACCGGCTACTATCACCTCTGTGGCAACGACGGGGCGCTCGTTGAGCATTTTCTCGCCGACCCGAAACCGGCCCTCACCTTCGATCTGCACACACTCAACGCGGCCGAATTCTCCCGCGACCTGTGCTTTCAACGAGAAGTGCGCCGCGCCGGCCGCATCGACGGCTTTGCGGTGTATTTCCGCACCACCGTCGACGCCGACCTGCAACTCAGCTCGGCCCCGCACGATCCGGGCCGCGCCCCACATTGGGGATTCCGTATCCTGCGCACCGAACCGGCCGACTACGCCTTGGGCGACGTGATCGACGTGCAACTGTCGGCTCATCGCTGGCACGACCTCGATACCTGGCGCTGGTGCCACTCCCTCGTCCCACAAGCGGCAGTGCCGGCTCCGAACCCGGCCTAA
- a CDS encoding PTS sugar transporter subunit IIA: MAGRLSTLLDPSRILLGVQSTKRTVALNEVARLLDGHPDVTNFHGFYTELLARERLDTTCLGNEIALPHARTEHVQKIVMAVGRSDAGVHFENGNQTVKLMFVLGTPKSNPTDYLLVVSALCKVFKDAANRDALLAAPTAEAFIEAMVSAEARLNKAP, encoded by the coding sequence ATGGCCGGCCGCCTCTCCACTCTTCTCGACCCTTCTCGCATCCTTCTCGGGGTGCAAAGCACCAAGCGCACCGTGGCGCTCAACGAGGTCGCACGCCTGCTGGACGGCCACCCGGATGTCACCAATTTCCACGGCTTTTACACCGAGTTACTCGCCCGGGAGCGTCTCGACACCACCTGCCTGGGCAACGAGATCGCCCTGCCCCACGCTCGCACTGAACACGTGCAAAAAATCGTCATGGCGGTGGGCCGCAGCGATGCTGGCGTGCACTTCGAAAACGGTAACCAGACGGTCAAACTCATGTTCGTTCTCGGTACGCCCAAATCCAATCCCACCGATTACCTGCTGGTCGTGAGCGCGCTGTGCAAGGTGTTCAAGGATGCGGCTAATCGTGATGCGTTGCTGGCCGCCCCCACCGCCGAGGCCTTTATTGAGGCAATGGTCAGCGCCGAAGCCCGTCTCAACAAAGCGCCTTGA
- a CDS encoding copper-binding protein, giving the protein MKSSRLLLVLITFLPVAVGRAEPDCPCECAAAKPVLSTKLVAAANETAPARHPLRGVVIEVLADKSALLVKHEDIPGVMKAMTMLLKVDTAALTAVQKGSRITGLLVKHADGWWLEAVQPAK; this is encoded by the coding sequence ATGAAATCATCCCGCTTACTTTTGGTTTTGATTACGTTTTTGCCTGTTGCCGTGGGGCGCGCCGAACCGGATTGCCCCTGCGAGTGCGCTGCGGCCAAGCCGGTTCTCTCGACCAAGCTGGTTGCCGCCGCCAACGAAACGGCGCCGGCTCGTCATCCGCTGCGCGGTGTGGTGATTGAGGTTTTGGCCGACAAGTCCGCGCTGCTGGTCAAACATGAGGATATTCCCGGGGTGATGAAGGCCATGACCATGTTGCTGAAGGTCGACACAGCCGCCCTGACCGCAGTGCAGAAGGGCAGCCGGATAACCGGACTGCTGGTCAAACACGCGGACGGGTGGTGGCTCGAAGCTGTGCAACCCGCGAAGTAG
- a CDS encoding PepSY domain-containing protein — protein MNPLTLRRLHRWIGLACALTVLLAAGSGILHTVMTWTQPPPPRPEPATPFSPANIAFPVSALPASLGPIRSLQIHTFDQTTWYQVSTPQGLRYFSTTDGREDPAVETRLALAIARRHLGIGVAGDAFAYTRRLDAYDREYLSIFRLLPVHRIEVADGRGTRLYVSTLTGSVARHTDDRRQFEANVFSMFHKYAFIPNKGLRDGVLVTATAIAFLAALTGVILFFATRRRA, from the coding sequence ATGAATCCTCTCACTCTTCGCCGTCTGCACCGCTGGATCGGACTGGCCTGCGCCCTGACCGTACTCCTCGCCGCCGGTAGTGGCATTTTACACACCGTCATGACTTGGACGCAGCCGCCGCCGCCCCGTCCCGAGCCGGCCACACCGTTTTCACCGGCCAACATCGCATTCCCGGTTTCCGCACTGCCCGCCAGCCTGGGGCCGATCCGCAGCCTGCAAATCCACACCTTCGATCAGACAACGTGGTACCAAGTGTCCACGCCGCAGGGGCTGCGTTATTTCAGCACCACCGACGGCCGCGAAGACCCCGCGGTAGAGACGCGCCTGGCGCTAGCAATCGCCCGCCGTCACCTCGGCATCGGCGTGGCTGGCGACGCGTTCGCGTACACCCGGAGGCTCGACGCCTACGACCGGGAATACCTGAGTATTTTCCGCCTGCTGCCTGTGCACCGCATCGAGGTGGCCGATGGCCGGGGCACGCGCCTATATGTGAGTACGCTCACCGGTTCGGTCGCCCGCCACACCGATGACCGCCGTCAGTTCGAGGCTAATGTTTTTAGCATGTTTCATAAATATGCCTTCATTCCCAATAAAGGCCTGCGCGACGGCGTGCTGGTCACGGCTACGGCGATCGCCTTCCTAGCCGCCCTGACCGGAGTGATTCTCTTTTTTGCGACCCGTCGTCGTGCTTAA
- a CDS encoding TonB-dependent receptor, giving the protein MKFSSRSLLVNLVLAAVLRAEVSPPVAAPTTAEKTVVLPELEVTASRTSLTTPSREAARADLALTPGGAEVVAAERYLQGRASTVADTFALSPGVVAQSRFGSDEARLSIRGSGIQRTFHGRGLRVLQDGVPINLADGGFDMQSLEPTAADHIVIWRGSNALAYGSSTLGGAIDYVSRTGRTAPGGFARLEVGCFDYLRATVADGVAQGNADGYASFTQSQQEGFRDHAEQNNQRLFTNVGWRLSDEIETRLYLTAVKTDSELPGSLTKAQMEANPEQANASNITGNQKRDYQLVRVANKTTVSAGDSSVDFIAAWTYKNLDHPIFQVIDQVTNDALIGLTLTNKTDLFERAHQNRAGLLANQGQTSAANFVNVGGSRGALVSQDDQIATNLEAFAESQLSLGAGFTSVLGFAAAHNRRDTARTLGAVTAANTYDRSYENLAPKLGARWDNAAKTKQVYANVSGSYEPPSFSEGGNATVANEAQQALTYELGTRGTHGFVRWDASVYYAQVEDELLAISLPGPVSGTFNADRTTHQGVELGFEADVLGQPWSGKTDNRLVARGAWTYGRFNFENDRTFGDNTLAGLPEHLFRGEFVWQNAAGYYAGPTFEWVPVKAFVDHANTLAADPYSLVGFKFGRRLERGLSWFVEFKNLTDETYAATTGVIERFTGGNGAQFLPGDSRSVYAGVEYRF; this is encoded by the coding sequence ATGAAATTTTCATCTCGTTCATTGTTAGTAAATCTGGTGCTGGCTGCCGTGCTCCGCGCGGAAGTTTCCCCGCCGGTGGCGGCCCCGACTACTGCGGAAAAAACGGTGGTTTTACCGGAGCTCGAAGTGACCGCTTCGCGCACCTCCCTCACCACGCCTTCACGCGAAGCGGCGCGGGCCGATCTCGCTCTCACTCCCGGCGGCGCCGAAGTGGTCGCCGCCGAGCGCTACCTGCAGGGCCGTGCCTCCACAGTCGCGGATACCTTTGCGCTTTCGCCGGGTGTGGTCGCGCAGTCGCGTTTCGGTTCTGACGAAGCGCGGCTCTCCATTAGGGGCTCGGGCATCCAGCGCACCTTCCACGGTCGCGGTCTCCGCGTGTTGCAAGACGGAGTTCCGATTAACTTGGCTGACGGCGGCTTCGACATGCAGTCGCTGGAGCCGACTGCCGCCGACCACATCGTCATCTGGCGCGGGTCCAATGCCCTGGCCTACGGCTCCTCCACACTGGGCGGGGCCATCGACTATGTTTCTCGCACCGGCCGTACCGCCCCCGGTGGTTTTGCTCGCCTGGAAGTGGGTTGTTTTGACTACCTGCGCGCCACCGTGGCGGACGGGGTTGCGCAGGGTAACGCCGATGGCTACGCGAGTTTCACCCAGTCGCAGCAGGAGGGTTTCCGTGACCACGCGGAGCAAAATAACCAGCGACTGTTCACCAACGTCGGCTGGCGCTTGAGCGATGAAATCGAGACGCGCCTTTACCTGACGGCGGTGAAAACCGACTCCGAATTGCCCGGTAGTTTGACCAAGGCCCAGATGGAGGCGAACCCCGAGCAAGCCAACGCATCGAACATCACGGGCAATCAGAAGCGCGACTATCAGCTCGTGCGGGTGGCGAATAAAACCACGGTGAGTGCCGGTGACAGCTCGGTGGATTTTATCGCCGCGTGGACTTACAAAAACCTCGATCACCCCATTTTTCAGGTGATCGACCAGGTCACCAATGACGCGCTGATCGGGCTCACGCTAACGAACAAGACTGACCTGTTTGAACGTGCGCATCAGAACCGTGCGGGCTTATTAGCCAACCAAGGACAGACCTCTGCTGCCAACTTTGTTAACGTCGGTGGCTCCCGCGGTGCGCTCGTTTCGCAAGACGACCAGATCGCGACAAACCTAGAGGCCTTCGCCGAGAGCCAGCTCTCACTCGGCGCTGGATTCACTAGTGTGCTCGGTTTCGCTGCTGCCCACAATCGTCGTGATACGGCCCGCACGTTGGGTGCAGTCACAGCAGCCAACACCTACGATCGCAGCTACGAAAATCTCGCCCCCAAACTGGGCGCGCGTTGGGATAATGCAGCCAAAACCAAGCAGGTTTACGCCAACGTTAGCGGCAGCTACGAGCCGCCCTCCTTCAGCGAAGGCGGTAATGCCACCGTCGCGAACGAAGCCCAGCAGGCCCTGACCTACGAGTTGGGCACCCGCGGTACCCACGGTTTTGTCCGCTGGGATGCGTCCGTGTATTACGCTCAAGTGGAGGACGAACTCTTGGCGATCTCCCTTCCAGGGCCGGTTTCTGGCACCTTTAACGCCGATCGCACCACCCATCAGGGCGTCGAGTTGGGCTTTGAAGCTGACGTGCTCGGCCAGCCCTGGAGCGGAAAAACCGACAACCGTCTGGTGGCCCGCGGAGCGTGGACCTACGGCCGTTTTAATTTCGAGAACGACAGGACCTTTGGCGACAACACCCTTGCCGGCCTCCCCGAGCATTTGTTCCGCGGAGAGTTCGTCTGGCAGAATGCCGCCGGTTATTACGCCGGCCCGACCTTCGAGTGGGTGCCGGTGAAAGCCTTCGTTGATCACGCCAACACCCTGGCGGCTGATCCCTACTCACTGGTCGGCTTTAAGTTCGGCCGCCGGCTTGAGCGCGGGTTGTCGTGGTTTGTGGAGTTCAAAAACCTCACCGACGAAACTTACGCCGCGACGACCGGAGTCATCGAGAGGTTTACTGGCGGTAATGGTGCGCAATTCCTGCCCGGTGACAGCCGCTCCGTCTACGCCGGCGTCGAATACCGCTTCTGA
- the ilvD gene encoding dihydroxy-acid dehydratase — translation MCQTFSSAFPRPHSSVVVDGNDRAPARSMLRAVGFTDEDFKKPQIAVASSASDMTPCNVHLGDLSEHARKGVNEAGGKAVYFNTITVTDGISMGTLGMRYSLVSRDVIADSIETAVAAEGFDGLIAIGGCDKNMPGALIAIARLNRPAVFIYGGTILPGFAASDCDKQKPLDIVSVFEAVGKHAKGELSDAGLKEVEAGAIPGPGSCGGMYTANTMASAIEALGMSLPNSSAQLAVGPEKRDDCRRAGAAVMNLLQKGIKPRDILTRKAFENSITVCLALGGSTNLILHLLAIAHSAGVELTLEDFKTIGARVPLLADVKPFGKYGMAHLIRIGGIRPMMKMLLDRGMLHGDCMTVTGETIAETLKDVQPYPSYPDQQDIIRPWDNPIKAETHLRVLHGNLAPGGAVGKITGKEGLYFKGTAKVYEGEEDALKGILRGDVVKGDVVVIRNEGPVGGPGMREMLSPTSAVAGRGLIKDVALITDGRFSGGSHGFDVGHITPEAAKGGPIAIVRNGDLIEVDAVKNTISLLVSDAEIAARLAAYKPLPPRETRGVLAKYAKLVSTASEGAVTDKYL, via the coding sequence ATGTGCCAAACGTTCTCCAGCGCCTTTCCCCGTCCCCATTCCTCTGTCGTCGTTGATGGTAACGACCGCGCCCCGGCCCGCTCGATGCTGCGTGCCGTCGGTTTTACCGACGAAGATTTCAAGAAGCCCCAAATTGCGGTGGCCTCTTCGGCCAGTGACATGACGCCGTGCAACGTCCATCTTGGCGATCTCAGCGAACACGCTCGCAAGGGTGTGAACGAAGCCGGCGGCAAGGCGGTTTATTTCAATACCATCACGGTCACCGATGGCATCAGCATGGGCACGCTGGGCATGCGCTACAGCTTGGTTTCCCGCGACGTGATCGCCGACTCCATCGAGACCGCCGTGGCCGCCGAGGGTTTTGACGGTCTGATCGCCATCGGCGGTTGCGACAAAAACATGCCCGGCGCCCTCATCGCCATCGCCCGGCTCAATCGTCCCGCCGTGTTCATCTACGGTGGCACCATTCTGCCCGGCTTTGCTGCCAGCGACTGCGACAAGCAAAAGCCCCTCGACATCGTCTCGGTATTTGAAGCCGTCGGTAAACACGCCAAGGGCGAGCTCTCTGATGCCGGCCTCAAGGAGGTCGAAGCCGGTGCCATCCCCGGCCCAGGGTCCTGCGGTGGTATGTACACCGCCAACACCATGGCCAGCGCCATCGAGGCACTCGGCATGAGCCTGCCCAACAGCAGCGCCCAGCTCGCCGTCGGCCCGGAAAAACGCGACGACTGCCGCCGCGCCGGTGCCGCCGTCATGAACCTGCTCCAGAAGGGCATCAAACCCCGCGACATCCTCACCCGGAAGGCGTTTGAAAACTCCATCACCGTGTGTCTCGCCTTGGGCGGTTCGACCAACCTCATCCTTCACTTGCTCGCCATCGCCCACTCCGCCGGGGTTGAGCTCACGCTTGAGGATTTCAAGACCATCGGTGCGCGCGTGCCGCTGCTGGCCGACGTGAAGCCCTTCGGCAAGTACGGTATGGCCCACCTCATCCGCATCGGCGGCATCCGCCCGATGATGAAGATGCTCCTCGACCGCGGCATGCTCCACGGCGACTGCATGACGGTCACCGGCGAGACGATCGCCGAAACCCTCAAGGATGTGCAGCCGTATCCGTCCTACCCCGACCAACAGGACATCATTCGCCCTTGGGATAATCCGATCAAAGCCGAGACGCACCTGCGCGTGCTCCACGGCAACTTGGCCCCCGGCGGCGCTGTCGGTAAAATCACCGGCAAGGAGGGCCTCTATTTCAAAGGCACCGCCAAGGTTTACGAGGGCGAGGAAGATGCGCTCAAGGGCATCCTGCGCGGCGACGTGGTCAAAGGTGACGTGGTGGTGATCCGCAACGAAGGCCCGGTGGGCGGCCCCGGCATGCGCGAAATGCTTTCCCCCACCAGCGCGGTGGCCGGACGCGGTCTCATCAAAGACGTGGCCCTCATCACCGACGGGCGTTTCTCCGGTGGCAGCCACGGTTTCGACGTGGGGCATATCACCCCCGAGGCGGCCAAGGGCGGGCCGATTGCCATCGTGCGCAACGGCGACCTGATCGAAGTCGATGCGGTTAAAAACACCATCAGCCTGCTGGTTTCCGATGCCGAGATCGCGGCCCGTCTGGCGGCCTACAAGCCGCTCCCGCCCCGTGAAACCCGTGGCGTGTTGGCCAAGTACGCCAAGCTGGTCAGCACCGCCTCCGAGGGCGCGGTGACCGACAAGTACCTGTAA
- a CDS encoding DNA polymerase IV: MTPALSTIVHLDADAFFVSVELALQPHYRGKKVAVGGRERGIIASASYEARACGVYTPMPTSRALLVCPELILLPHQGNYGEVSRKMFDLCETLTPYVERNSIDEGYLDLGPCGLTTAEAVERTVRGLQQRIWDELQIPVSFGIATNKLVSQIASKLRKPRGFVVVLPGTEGAFLAPLDIGKLPGVGAKTETELQARGIRKISDLFSRKERELEALLGRDWRAFMALAHGVDDRPVQTEREDAKSYSQQETFARDVSDLATVERTAKGMIDALLPTIRADGKRVRTMTVKVRYGDFTHETAGRSLPEASDLEQPFYPLLTVLLKQAWAQSRPLRLVSVRFSGVEAGARQLDLFAATDEKRRKLAAVLDQMNQGKTARVHRGHQLPPKPPVGG, from the coding sequence ATGACTCCCGCGCTGTCCACCATCGTACACCTCGACGCCGACGCGTTTTTTGTGTCGGTCGAGCTGGCGTTGCAACCTCACTACCGGGGTAAAAAAGTCGCGGTCGGCGGCCGCGAGCGGGGCATTATTGCCTCCGCCAGTTACGAGGCGCGTGCCTGTGGCGTTTACACCCCGATGCCGACTTCACGGGCGTTGCTCGTTTGCCCTGAACTCATTCTCCTGCCGCATCAGGGCAATTATGGGGAAGTTTCGCGGAAAATGTTCGATCTGTGCGAAACCCTGACGCCCTACGTGGAGCGCAACTCCATCGACGAGGGTTACCTCGATTTGGGGCCGTGCGGGTTGACCACGGCAGAAGCGGTCGAACGCACTGTGCGCGGCTTGCAGCAACGTATTTGGGACGAGTTACAAATCCCGGTTTCCTTCGGTATCGCGACCAATAAACTGGTTTCTCAAATTGCCTCCAAACTCCGCAAACCCCGCGGTTTTGTGGTGGTGCTTCCCGGCACCGAGGGTGCCTTCCTGGCGCCGCTCGACATTGGCAAACTCCCCGGTGTGGGGGCTAAGACGGAGACTGAATTGCAAGCGCGTGGTATACGGAAAATCAGCGACCTGTTTTCGCGTAAGGAGCGCGAGTTGGAAGCGCTCCTTGGCCGTGATTGGCGCGCGTTTATGGCGCTGGCCCATGGAGTCGATGATCGCCCCGTGCAAACGGAGCGAGAGGACGCGAAAAGTTATTCGCAGCAGGAAACCTTCGCTAGAGACGTAAGCGACTTAGCCACGGTCGAACGCACCGCCAAGGGCATGATCGACGCCCTCCTGCCGACCATTCGCGCCGACGGGAAGCGAGTGCGAACCATGACCGTGAAGGTGCGCTACGGGGATTTCACGCATGAAACCGCCGGTCGCAGCCTGCCCGAGGCGAGTGATCTGGAGCAGCCGTTTTATCCGTTGCTCACGGTGCTGTTAAAACAAGCCTGGGCCCAGTCGCGCCCACTGCGGCTAGTCAGTGTGCGTTTTTCGGGAGTGGAGGCGGGCGCCCGGCAGTTGGACTTGTTTGCCGCGACCGACGAAAAACGCCGTAAACTCGCCGCTGTTTTAGACCAAATGAACCAGGGGAAAACGGCGCGCGTCCACCGCGGCCACCAGTTGCCGCCCAAGCCACCCGTTGGCGGGTAG